TTCTACAAGGAGCTAGGTTTCCAGGCTTTTCTCCTGGATCCCTTTCCTCCATGATTCATCCTTGGATAGAAGGAAGTGAATGAATGAAATCCAGCGTCCTCTCCATAATTAAAAAGGCAATAAGCATGAGAGGTACTGATTCATATTGATTAGGGATAGGGTTTGATACATGCAGGGAATGCTATCTTATGGGGGGTGAGCAGTTAAGGTTTCTTAAATTTAGGATCCAATTCAAACTGTTTGCGACTAAGCAAAGGCTTTAACTCGGGGGTTCTCAACAGTGGCCCTGAGGGCGACATCCGACCCATGAGCTACATATTGTGGCCCCCAAGCTGTAATTCTTTAGATTTAAAACAGGCAATGCTGGATTGTACGCCGATTTCCACTTCCAGAGCTGTGCACTCTGAAGGTTCGGCAGCGAGAGTTAAGCATGGCATGTAAGACATGGCAACCACCCCCATCCCCACCCTGTAGATCATGGACTCTCAAAAAGTCAGACCTGTAAGAGAGGTATTTTAATTCCTCTGATTTAACCGAACGTTTAAGCTTTCCTTTAAACTTTTGGTCATATTTAATTTCTGCAGATGGAAAGTTTTGCACAGATCATCTGACGACTGAAAAGCAGTCTGTCTTCTTTCACAATAAAACTGCCAGAATAATTGCAGCAGGTTTTATTGGACTCTAACATTTTTCAGGTAACGTTTATGATCTATGTGATCAAAAGTAAAAGCAGCACCATGCTTGGTAGGTTTGGGTTTATGTCCCTGTCCACTTATCCTCTCCTGTTCTACACAGAGTTCTATGATTATTTGCGTTTTAAGTGTCCTCTGATTCCTCCAAGCTTCCTCTCAGTTTGGACTGAATGCAGTTAATCTTCTTCATGTAAATGAGCTGGGGAACAAATGCTGCATTCAGGCTTTCAGCAGGAGTGGGAAATCTGAGTGTGCTGCCTGGGAACAGAGTCCAGCTGAGATTCCTGCTTGGTGCTTTACCTCACCTTTCTGCTTCAGATAGTGGTATTAATCTATCAGAACACCAACAGAGTCTATATTCAATCTCATCTTTGTTCCGATCTTGACCTGCAAGAGAGCGGAGGATGAGAAATGACACATTATTGTCTGATTCACCCACTTAACTAGAGCCTTCTACTGGGACTGGCATCCTGCAGGACCAAATGCAAAACGTGCATGAACAGGTTCCCTTAGAGCTGCTGCAGGGCTGAGCAGGCAGATAATAGTAGATGCTTTTCTGTCCGATGGTAACCAACAACTGACTTTGGTAATAAAATTAAAAGTAAAACAACTAAGGAAAAGGACAAAATCTGATATATGGAAAACATTGTTTGTCTGAAGTTTTAATTGCAAAGTACGGCTTTTATTATTGAGGGTGGAGACGGGGTTGGGCTTGAATATTGCGGAGACGTGCAGGAGTGACGCAGTCTGTGGGCATGGGTGGAAAATGGTTAGAAAATCTCCTGGAGAGGATTTTTTAAAAGTCCAGCGCAGGGCTGTCCCGCTGACTTCTGGGGTAAGCTTCACCTCCTTGCTTTGGCCGAATCTTTTAAGGCTTCAGCTGTTGTGATGTTTGTTTGTGGTTACCATGGTTACTACAGCGGCTGCTTTCTATTACGGTGTCTTTGTCTGAGATTAAATGTCCACGTTCGTATGAACCTGGTTTCCTGGTTCTGTTTTCATCCTACAGAAGAAGCTGGCAGCAGAACCGGACTACACCGACGTGTCTCTGACAGCGGCAGAGCGCGTTCGAGCCCTGGCAAAGATGGGATGCTGCGTGGAGATCAATGAGGACATCACGCCCAGACGCTACTTCCGCTCAGGTGTGGAGATGGAGCGCATGGCGGCGGTTTACCTTGAGGAGGGTAGTCTAGAGAATGCCTATGTTCTCTACACCAAGTTCATCACGTGAGTCAAATGATGTCACTGCTGGCTATGGGAACAGGGCTTCTTTTTTATGTGGAAGATTAATTGGCTTCCTGTAATCAGTCTGTTTGTAGAGAAGCTGCCCAGCCACAGAGACTATCAGCAGGGTTCATCCATCCCAGAGAAGCAGCTGATCATGAAGGTAACTCACCTGTGGTTGTTCTCCTCACCACAGATTCTGGAGAGATCTGGTTTAAGAGCAAGCTCCACCTGGTTTTCCACCCATTCCCTATTCTTATATGTACTGCTCAGGGTCTAGGCCCTGATTCTATTCCATATTCCCATGTTCTTTTTATGTCTGAAGAAACTTCAGGAGGTGGCGTTTCCTCGAAAAGAGGAGCTGAAGAAACGTCTTCAGGAAAAATACAGCAGGGAGCACACCGATTACCTCAGTGCccaggtgtgtgggtgtgtgtacgCACGCACAAATGCATGTGTGTAcgcgtgcgcgcatgtgtgtgtcacACGGATAAAGGTCACGatgtgtagtttttttttctgaacTTTAACAGCATTACTGTTATTAAAGCTGGCCCTGGCCCTCACCCTGGGATTGTTCCGACTGTTTCCTCAGAGATCATCAGTGATGGTGGATGGGTGTGGCCAGCAGCTGCAGCGGCTATCCCTATTGGATGAGGAAAGGAGGCGCCTCTCGCTGTTAGAAGAAGAGAAACTACGGGTTGCAGCCCAGAGACGCATGCAGATCGAGTCGGAACAGTTCCGCTACTTCGAGGACCAACTGAGGCGCCAGGAACTGGCCAGTAGGAGAGTAGAAGAGGCGGAGCCAAAGGTGTCAAACCCTTCAGATAGTTTCTCAACTTGAGTACAACAGAGTACTGAGGACGTGTTCCCATTTCTGGTTTCTCCTCTAGATGGAGACCAAAGTGCCTGAGGTCACAGATGGCTCCTGTCTGTCTCAGCATCCAAACAGAGATGTTGTTTTATCCCAgggactgaaccagagccaaaacCGGCCTCCTGCTGCCATCAACCAACCAGCCCCGTCTTTGGCTGGAGTACACAGTGAGTACATGCAAAGACATTCAAATATACACTGATCTGAGTTTTTTTTTCTACTTTATAAACCCGTCTGATGCCAAATCTTTGGGTTTTAAAGTGGATAtagtatgcaaaactcaccttttgcatccttctgCTCTGCCATGTGGGCCTTTAccgcctctataaacacttcaaACATGAAAAACCATCCATCTGCTTTCTGTCAGCAttcggttttaggaattatgtaccTAAAACAAGCGGTTTCAGAAATTGGCATACCCACCAACAccaccacctgtcaa
This Nothobranchius furzeri strain GRZ-AD chromosome 16, NfurGRZ-RIMD1, whole genome shotgun sequence DNA region includes the following protein-coding sequences:
- the stambpl1 gene encoding AMSH-like protease isoform X3 — its product is MGCCVEINEDITPRRYFRSGVEMERMAAVYLEEGSLENAYVLYTKFITLFVEKLPSHRDYQQGSSIPEKQLIMKKLQEVAFPRKEELKKRLQEKYSREHTDYLSAQRSSVMVDGCGQQLQRLSLLDEERRRLSLLEEEKLRVAAQRRMQIESEQFRYFEDQLRRQELASRRVEEAEPKMETKVPEVTDGSCLSQHPNRDVVLSQGLNQSQNRPPAAINQPAPSLAGVHSQRVEGLRRVVIPRDLMYRFLLLANSNTSRGIETCGILCGRLTHNEFVLTHVVIPKQSAGPDFCDMENVEELFSFQDQQNLLTLGWIHVRQHTHPTQTAFLSSVDLHTHCSYQLMLPEAIAIVCAPKHDDTGVFQLTSSGMTEVSACRHKGFHPHSKDPPLFTVCKHVVVRDVKLNLLDLR
- the stambpl1 gene encoding AMSH-like protease isoform X1, with the translated sequence MEQGFSLNSLKKLAAEPDYTDVSLTAAERVRALAKMGCCVEINEDITPRRYFRSGVEMERMAAVYLEEGSLENAYVLYTKFITLFVEKLPSHRDYQQGSSIPEKQLIMKKLQEVAFPRKEELKKRLQEKYSREHTDYLSAQRSSVMVDGCGQQLQRLSLLDEERRRLSLLEEEKLRVAAQRRMQIESEQFRYFEDQLRRQELASRRVEEAEPKMETKVPEVTDGSCLSQHPNRDVVLSQGLNQSQNRPPAAINQPAPSLAGVHSQRVEGLRRVVIPRDLMYRFLLLANSNTSRGIETCGILCGRLTHNEFVLTHVVIPKQSAGPDFCDMENVEELFSFQDQQNLLTLGWIHVRQHTHPTQTAFLSSVDLHTHCSYQLMLPEAIAIVCAPKHDDTGVFQLTSSGMTEVSACRHKGFHPHSKDPPLFTVCKHVVVRDVKLNLLDLR
- the stambpl1 gene encoding AMSH-like protease isoform X2 is translated as MEQGFSLNSLKKLAAEPDYTDVSLTAAERVRALAKMGCCVEINEDITPRRYFRSGVEMERMAAVYLEEGSLENAYVLYTKFITLFVEKLPSHRDYQQGSSIPEKQLIMKKLQEVAFPRKEELKKRLQEKYSREHTDYLSAQRSSVMVDGCGQQLQRLSLLDEERRRLSLLEEEKLRVAAQRRMQIESEQFRYFEDQLRRQELASRRVEEAEPKMETKVPEVTDGSCLSQHPNRDVVLSQGLNQSQNRPPAAINQPAPSLAGVHSQRVEGLRRVVIPRDLMYRFLLLANSNTSRGIETCGILCGRLTHNEFVLTHVVIPKQSAGPDFCDMENVEELFSFQDQQNLLTLGWIHTHPTQTAFLSSVDLHTHCSYQLMLPEAIAIVCAPKHDDTGVFQLTSSGMTEVSACRHKGFHPHSKDPPLFTVCKHVVVRDVKLNLLDLR